Proteins from one Nitrobacteraceae bacterium AZCC 2146 genomic window:
- a CDS encoding DNA-binding transcriptional LysR family regulator (product_source=COG0583; cath_funfam=1.10.10.10,3.40.190.10; cog=COG0583; pfam=PF00126,PF03466; superfamily=46785,53850) yields MDIEALRTFVEVADAGGVSPAARRLGVSKSIVSRQLSRIEAELGVQLLARTTRGAALTEAGVAFRDHAARACAEIDAARELLLPDGELCGRLRIAVPLTFGPTHLAPVLADMARRHPQLHIHTVYSDRFVDLIAEGFDCAIRIGYLPDSNLIARHVGPIYGKLVASPDYIEAHGSPETPDELVAHQALMQGTEAWQFMDGDKTITVRPQGRFKADNGTALRAAALAGLGIAWLPDGITHDDVASGTLVPVMTRYPPPPAGVYVIRPPSQHPVRKVRVLTEMLIACFAEAPRLAGVDR; encoded by the coding sequence TTGGACATCGAAGCGCTGCGGACATTCGTGGAAGTTGCCGATGCCGGGGGCGTTTCGCCCGCCGCGCGCCGGCTCGGCGTCTCCAAGTCGATCGTCAGTCGGCAGCTTTCTCGCATTGAAGCGGAACTTGGTGTGCAGCTTCTCGCACGAACCACGCGCGGCGCTGCGCTCACCGAAGCGGGAGTCGCGTTTCGCGACCATGCAGCGCGAGCTTGCGCCGAAATCGACGCGGCCAGGGAATTGCTCCTGCCTGATGGTGAGCTTTGCGGCCGCTTGCGCATTGCCGTGCCGCTTACTTTCGGCCCAACGCACTTAGCTCCCGTGCTTGCGGACATGGCGCGACGGCACCCGCAACTCCACATCCATACGGTCTACAGTGATCGCTTCGTTGATCTCATCGCCGAAGGTTTCGATTGCGCGATCCGGATTGGCTATCTTCCGGACTCCAACCTGATCGCGCGACACGTCGGGCCTATCTATGGAAAACTGGTCGCGAGCCCGGACTATATCGAAGCGCATGGTTCCCCCGAGACGCCGGACGAACTCGTTGCGCATCAGGCTCTCATGCAGGGCACAGAAGCCTGGCAATTCATGGATGGCGACAAGACAATCACGGTGCGTCCGCAAGGGCGCTTCAAAGCCGACAACGGCACAGCTCTCCGCGCCGCAGCATTGGCAGGACTCGGCATCGCTTGGCTCCCCGATGGCATCACCCATGACGATGTCGCCTCCGGAACGCTTGTTCCGGTAATGACACGCTATCCGCCACCACCGGCAGGTGTCTATGTCATCCGCCCGCCAAGTCAGCATCCCGTGCGAAAGGTACGAGTCCTCACCGAAATGCTCATCGCGTGTTTCGCAGAGGCTCCGCGCCTTGCGGGCGTCGATCGCTAG
- a CDS encoding nicotinamidase-related amidase (product_source=COG1335; cath_funfam=3.40.50.850; cog=COG1335; pfam=PF00857; superfamily=52499), giving the protein MTFRNGLASLLRPEDSVLVLIDHQPYQLANVNSHEPQMVINNTAGLAKAAKAFGVPTILTTVLAERGGLLFPQITDVFPGQEVIDRTFINTWEDPKVVDAVKATGRKQLIIAGLWTEICVAMPTIQALGEGWDVTVVTDASGAVSVEAHQVAIQRMIAAGANMMTWLAVAAEWQRDWARAEQAVKLTEVMTQHAGGSGIAYLWEQQLLNTPVPKSAG; this is encoded by the coding sequence ATGACCTTTCGTAATGGCCTTGCGTCGCTCCTTCGTCCCGAAGACTCGGTCCTCGTTCTGATCGACCACCAGCCCTACCAGCTCGCGAACGTGAACAGCCACGAACCGCAGATGGTGATCAACAATACGGCGGGCCTGGCGAAGGCCGCCAAGGCGTTCGGCGTCCCCACCATCCTGACCACCGTGCTCGCCGAGCGCGGCGGTCTGCTATTCCCTCAGATCACCGATGTTTTTCCCGGTCAGGAAGTGATCGACCGGACCTTCATCAACACCTGGGAAGACCCGAAGGTGGTGGACGCCGTCAAGGCAACGGGCCGCAAGCAGCTGATCATCGCGGGCCTGTGGACCGAGATCTGCGTCGCGATGCCGACGATCCAGGCCCTCGGCGAGGGCTGGGACGTAACGGTTGTCACCGATGCCTCGGGCGCCGTTTCGGTCGAGGCCCATCAGGTCGCCATCCAGCGCATGATCGCGGCCGGCGCCAACATGATGACCTGGCTGGCGGTAGCCGCCGAATGGCAGCGCGACTGGGCCAGGGCCGAGCAAGCCGTCAAGCTGACAGAGGTGATGACGCAGCATGCCGGCGGCAGCGGCATTGCATACCTGTGGGAGCAACAGCTGCTCAATACGCCGGTGCCGAAGAGCGCAGGTTGA